A genomic region of Bernardetia sp. ABR2-2B contains the following coding sequences:
- the ade gene encoding adenine deaminase, whose translation MIIRTNLVNIAEKTIYPAQITIKEGKIHSVKKLEKSLETDQSIKNYALCGFIDSHIHIESSMLVPSKFAQMAVVHGTVATVSDPHEIANVMGMEGVEFMVSDGNKVPFNFFFGAPSCVPATSFETAGATISVEDIEKLMSQPHIKYLSEMMNYPAVLARDNEVMAKIAAAKKYGKPTDGHAPALRGEDAKKYIEAGISTDHECFTKEEALDKLKYGMKIIIREGSAAKNFDALIDLLPKYYEKMMFCSDDKHPDDLMEGHINLLVKRAVKLGMDKFKVLQAACINPIEHYNLEVGRLREGDKADFIIVKDLENFEVLETYINGEKVAENGKSFIKDVETKAINQFDVNPKKSSDFEIKKSKIVGNSTENTKIPVIEALDGQLITNPVYVEIDDLTNKEGNLVSNLEKDILKMVVVNRYTSDAPVAISFIKNFGLEQGAIASCVAHDSHNIVAVGVTDEDLMKAVNLVIREKGGVSATSGKEGENQNQVLPLPVAGIMSLENGETVGKKYAQIDTFAKTLMTNPKTSKKLHAPFMTLSFMALLVIPALKLSDKGLFDGGKFEFVKGWEV comes from the coding sequence ATGATAATACGTACAAATCTCGTAAATATTGCAGAAAAAACGATTTATCCTGCACAAATCACAATTAAGGAGGGCAAAATTCATTCCGTAAAAAAACTAGAGAAATCATTAGAAACAGACCAAAGTATAAAGAATTATGCGCTTTGTGGTTTTATTGATTCTCATATTCATATCGAAAGTTCGATGCTTGTGCCTTCAAAATTTGCTCAAATGGCAGTTGTTCATGGCACAGTAGCAACTGTTTCAGACCCTCACGAAATAGCGAATGTTATGGGAATGGAAGGAGTAGAATTTATGGTAAGTGATGGAAATAAAGTTCCTTTTAACTTCTTTTTTGGTGCGCCTTCGTGTGTCCCTGCAACGAGTTTTGAAACGGCAGGAGCAACTATTTCAGTAGAAGATATAGAAAAACTGATGAGCCAACCCCATATAAAATATTTATCAGAGATGATGAATTATCCTGCTGTTTTGGCAAGAGATAACGAAGTAATGGCAAAAATTGCAGCAGCTAAAAAATATGGAAAACCAACTGACGGACACGCACCAGCCTTGAGAGGAGAAGATGCAAAAAAATATATAGAGGCAGGAATCAGTACCGACCACGAATGTTTTACAAAAGAAGAAGCACTAGATAAGCTAAAATATGGAATGAAAATTATTATCAGAGAAGGAAGTGCAGCCAAAAATTTTGATGCTCTGATTGATTTATTGCCAAAGTATTATGAAAAAATGATGTTTTGTTCGGACGATAAGCATCCAGACGACCTTATGGAAGGTCATATCAATTTACTTGTAAAACGAGCTGTTAAGTTGGGAATGGATAAATTCAAAGTGCTTCAAGCTGCTTGTATCAATCCAATTGAACATTATAATTTAGAAGTAGGAAGGCTTAGAGAAGGAGATAAAGCTGATTTTATTATTGTAAAAGATTTAGAGAATTTTGAGGTTTTGGAAACTTACATTAATGGAGAAAAAGTAGCAGAAAACGGAAAGTCATTTATCAAAGATGTAGAAACAAAGGCAATTAATCAGTTTGATGTAAACCCAAAAAAATCATCTGATTTTGAAATAAAGAAAAGTAAAATAGTAGGAAATAGTACAGAAAATACAAAAATTCCTGTCATTGAAGCATTAGACGGACAATTAATTACAAATCCTGTTTATGTTGAAATTGATGATTTGACAAATAAAGAAGGTAATTTGGTTTCTAATCTTGAAAAAGATATTTTGAAAATGGTTGTTGTCAATCGCTATACTTCTGATGCTCCTGTCGCAATTTCTTTTATCAAAAACTTTGGTTTAGAGCAGGGAGCAATTGCTTCTTGTGTTGCCCATGATTCGCATAATATCGTAGCCGTAGGAGTTACAGATGAAGATTTGATGAAAGCCGTAAACTTAGTAATTAGAGAAAAAGGAGGAGTGTCAGCTACAAGTGGAAAAGAAGGAGAAAACCAAAATCAAGTTTTACCTCTTCCTGTTGCAGGAATTATGTCGTTAGAAAATGGAGAAACAGTAGGCAAAAAATATGCTCAAATTGATACATTTGCAAAAACTTTAATGACTAACCCAAAAACTAGCAAAAAACTTCATGCTCCCTTTATGACACTTTCATTCATGGCTCTTTTAGTCATTCCAGCATTAAAGTTGAGTGATAAAGGACTTTTTGATGGAGGAAAATTTGAGTTTGTGAAAGGTTGGGAGGTTTAA
- a CDS encoding GxxExxY protein, whose protein sequence is MLGSCIEGHKSVGMGLLESVYEECLFYELSKNTKLFVERQKPIEVIYKDVVMPCGFRADFVIENKVILEIKSVTEIHPIHKAQLMNYMKLAGCQVGLLINFNVKLLKNGVTRWGI, encoded by the coding sequence ATACTTGGTTCTTGTATAGAAGGACACAAATCTGTTGGTATGGGTTTATTAGAATCGGTTTATGAAGAATGTCTATTTTATGAACTGTCAAAGAATACGAAGCTATTTGTCGAAAGACAAAAACCAATAGAGGTCATTTACAAAGATGTGGTTATGCCTTGTGGATTTAGAGCTGATTTTGTTATCGAAAATAAAGTAATTTTGGAAATAAAATCAGTAACTGAAATTCATCCTATCCACAAAGCTCAACTCATGAACTACATGAAATTAGCTGGCTGTCAAGTAGGATTATTAATTAACTTTAATGTAAAATTACTAAAGAACGGAGTAACAAGATGGGGAATTTGA
- a CDS encoding mannose-1-phosphate guanylyltransferase: MQDKNTHLIIMAGGIGSRFWPFSRRNYPKQFQDILGTGKSLLQQTVKRFEPVCKPENMYIVTNQDYKDLVKEQLPDFSDEQILLEPFLRNTAPCIAYASYKIKSKNPEANIIVTPSDHVILDTYSFIEKLKVAIDAAKSSDKIVTLGIKPTRPDTGYGYIQSEENQKGNVKKVRLFTEKPNLEMAKSFLESGDFVWNAGIFIWNVQTIAKAFDTHLNDISEAFEDMKGDFYTKNEPKSLEKAYSQFHGISIDYGIMEKAENVFVVQCDCGWSDLGTWKSLHEQAKKDENKNVITGDVMAYDTKNSIIKITKDRLAVVQGLNNFIVADYDGVLLVCHKDQEQRIKEFLEVVKKTKKEKYT, encoded by the coding sequence ATGCAAGATAAAAATACACACCTTATCATTATGGCAGGTGGAATTGGAAGCCGTTTTTGGCCTTTCAGTCGTCGTAATTACCCAAAACAGTTTCAAGATATTCTAGGAACTGGGAAGTCACTTTTACAACAAACAGTTAAGCGTTTTGAGCCTGTTTGTAAACCTGAAAATATGTACATTGTTACAAATCAAGACTATAAAGACTTGGTAAAAGAACAATTACCTGATTTTTCAGATGAGCAAATTTTATTAGAACCCTTTTTACGAAATACTGCGCCTTGTATTGCGTATGCGTCTTATAAAATTAAATCCAAAAATCCAGAAGCAAATATCATTGTTACGCCTTCTGACCATGTAATTTTGGATACGTATAGTTTCATCGAAAAACTCAAAGTTGCTATTGATGCAGCCAAATCAAGTGATAAAATTGTTACTTTAGGAATCAAGCCCACTCGTCCTGACACAGGATATGGTTATATTCAGAGCGAAGAGAATCAAAAAGGGAATGTAAAAAAAGTGCGTTTATTTACAGAAAAACCTAACTTAGAAATGGCCAAGTCATTTTTGGAAAGTGGAGATTTTGTATGGAATGCAGGTATTTTTATTTGGAATGTTCAGACGATTGCAAAGGCATTTGATACTCATTTAAACGATATTTCAGAAGCTTTCGAAGATATGAAAGGCGACTTTTATACAAAAAATGAACCTAAATCTTTAGAAAAAGCCTATTCACAATTTCACGGAATTTCGATTGATTATGGAATAATGGAAAAAGCTGAAAATGTTTTTGTGGTTCAATGTGATTGTGGCTGGTCTGATTTGGGAACTTGGAAATCGCTGCACGAACAAGCCAAAAAAGACGAAAATAAGAATGTAATTACTGGAGATGTAATGGCGTACGATACAAAAAATTCAATCATCAAAATTACAAAAGACCGTTTGGCTGTTGTACAAGGATTAAATAATTTTATTGTTGCAGATTATGATGGTGTTTTGTTAGTTTGTCATAAAGACCAAGAGCAAAGAATCAAAGAGTTTTTGGAAGTCGTTAAAAAAACTAAGAAGGAAAAATATACGTAG
- a CDS encoding GH3 auxin-responsive promoter family protein, with translation MKNIINWIGAKLFSTRLESIENFKKNPFEVQEEVFKYLIASGKNTVWGKEHSYFAIKTQGQFADRVPISSYEEFYPYIERSLRGEQNLLWDKPIIGFSKSSGTTNARSKYIPVSEESLDRNHYAAGKDLIALYANNNPDTGFFSGKGVGVGGSMQPNPITGVKNCGDVSALIMNHLPVWAEYLRTPSLEIALMENWEEKMEAMARASSKENVTSIQGVPTWTLFLIKKILEVTGKNSILEVWPNLECFFHGAVSFTPYRQLFKELIPSEQMNYMEVYNASEGFFALQDQKDSEDLLLLLDYGIYYEFIPMSEWDKENPKTIALQDVKLNEKYAMIISTNSGLWRYNIGDVVKFTSISPFRIRIAGRTKHFINAFGEEVVVENADIALAYACEKTNAKLKDYTAAPIYIKGEEGGNHKQGGHEWIIEFVHPPENETLFTESLDEKLREINSDYDAKRHANIALVMPTVHFAEPNTFYKWLQSKGKLGGQHKVPRLSNDREYVDAILKVMKN, from the coding sequence ATGAAAAATATTATCAATTGGATTGGTGCAAAATTATTTTCCACACGCTTGGAAAGTATAGAAAACTTCAAAAAAAACCCCTTTGAAGTACAAGAAGAAGTATTTAAGTATTTGATTGCGTCTGGAAAAAATACTGTTTGGGGTAAAGAACATAGTTATTTTGCTATCAAAACGCAAGGACAATTTGCTGATAGAGTTCCTATTTCTAGTTATGAAGAGTTTTATCCTTATATAGAAAGAAGTTTGAGAGGCGAACAAAATTTACTTTGGGATAAACCTATTATTGGTTTCTCAAAATCTTCTGGTACGACCAATGCACGAAGTAAATATATTCCTGTTTCGGAAGAGAGTTTAGACAGAAATCATTATGCAGCAGGAAAAGATTTGATAGCCCTTTATGCTAATAACAATCCAGATACAGGTTTTTTCTCTGGTAAAGGAGTTGGAGTAGGTGGAAGTATGCAACCAAATCCGATTACAGGTGTCAAGAACTGTGGAGATGTTTCGGCTCTGATTATGAATCACTTACCCGTTTGGGCAGAATATCTCAGAACACCTAGTTTAGAAATTGCTCTGATGGAGAACTGGGAAGAAAAAATGGAAGCAATGGCAAGAGCAAGTTCGAAAGAAAATGTAACAAGCATTCAAGGAGTTCCGACGTGGACATTATTTTTAATCAAAAAAATATTAGAAGTTACAGGTAAGAACTCAATTTTAGAAGTTTGGCCTAATTTAGAATGTTTTTTTCATGGAGCAGTTTCTTTTACTCCATATCGTCAGCTTTTCAAAGAGCTTATTCCATCTGAACAAATGAATTATATGGAGGTTTATAATGCCTCCGAAGGTTTTTTTGCGTTACAAGACCAAAAAGATAGTGAGGATTTACTTCTTCTTTTAGATTATGGAATTTATTATGAATTTATTCCGATGAGCGAGTGGGATAAAGAGAATCCAAAAACAATAGCATTACAAGATGTAAAATTGAATGAGAAATACGCAATGATTATTTCAACAAATTCTGGTCTTTGGCGATACAATATTGGCGATGTAGTCAAATTTACTTCTATTAGCCCGTTCAGAATACGAATTGCAGGACGTACAAAACATTTTATTAATGCTTTTGGAGAAGAAGTAGTAGTAGAAAATGCTGATATTGCCCTCGCCTATGCGTGTGAAAAAACAAATGCAAAATTAAAAGATTATACAGCAGCACCCATTTACATAAAAGGCGAAGAAGGAGGAAATCACAAACAAGGAGGACACGAATGGATAATTGAATTTGTACATCCTCCAGAAAACGAAACCCTTTTTACGGAATCTTTAGATGAAAAATTACGAGAAATAAATTCGGATTATGACGCTAAGAGACATGCAAATATTGCTTTGGTAATGCCAACCGTTCATTTTGCAGAACCCAATACGTTTTACAAATGGCTACAATCAAAAGGAAAACTGGGAGGACAGCACAAAGTTCCACGTCTTTCGAATGATAGAGAATATGTAGATGCTATTTTGAAAGTAATGAAAAATTAA
- a CDS encoding HAMP domain-containing sensor histidine kinase, whose translation MISINQSPSKLKWIVILFASLIGLMSLYYTNQLVDTLAEREEEQIDLVAKAQELVVQVEDSLMLNFLVTNILQGNQSIPMIVADEEGNPNQSRNIKFRKNATEDEKNKTLRKHLVSMKEAHPPIEVKISEEWKYYIYYENSTLLTQLKYFPYAQLSLITAFLIFAYFLFSSSRRAEQNRVWVGLAKETAHQLGTPLSALMAWVEYFRADKSVEEDILQEIEKDIARLTMITERFSSIGSIPDLSSENVLEVVEGVTEYLKKRISTKVKLTIRAKKDTKLYAKINKPLFEWVIENICKNAVDAMSEAGGKGSITLFFSSDRSQKQLILDITDTGKGISQNQIKTVFRPGFTTKKRGWGLGLTLARRIVEQYHNGKISVLKSEVGKGTTFRIILRTSE comes from the coding sequence ATGATTTCTATAAATCAATCTCCTTCCAAACTCAAATGGATTGTTATTCTTTTTGCTTCGCTTATTGGTTTGATGTCCCTTTATTATACTAATCAATTAGTAGATACTTTGGCAGAACGTGAAGAAGAACAAATTGATTTGGTAGCTAAAGCACAAGAATTAGTAGTTCAGGTAGAGGACAGTCTTATGCTTAACTTTTTGGTTACAAATATCTTGCAAGGAAATCAATCCATTCCTATGATTGTGGCAGATGAAGAAGGAAACCCCAATCAGTCAAGAAATATTAAATTTAGAAAAAATGCTACTGAAGACGAAAAAAATAAAACTTTAAGAAAACATTTGGTTTCTATGAAGGAAGCTCATCCACCCATTGAAGTAAAAATTTCGGAAGAATGGAAGTATTATATTTATTATGAAAACTCTACTTTGCTTACACAGCTCAAATATTTTCCTTATGCACAACTTTCACTCATTACAGCTTTTCTGATTTTTGCTTATTTCTTATTTAGCTCTTCTCGGCGTGCCGAACAGAATAGAGTTTGGGTAGGACTAGCCAAAGAAACAGCACATCAACTCGGAACACCACTTTCTGCACTTATGGCGTGGGTGGAATATTTTAGAGCTGATAAAAGTGTTGAGGAAGATATTTTGCAAGAAATAGAAAAGGATATTGCTAGACTTACAATGATAACAGAGCGTTTTTCAAGTATTGGTTCTATTCCTGATTTGAGTTCTGAAAATGTATTGGAGGTAGTGGAAGGAGTAACAGAGTACCTCAAAAAAAGAATTTCTACTAAGGTAAAACTGACAATTAGAGCAAAAAAAGACACAAAGTTATATGCCAAAATAAATAAACCTCTTTTTGAATGGGTCATTGAAAATATTTGTAAGAATGCTGTTGATGCAATGAGTGAAGCAGGAGGTAAAGGAAGTATAACGTTGTTTTTTTCTTCAGATAGAAGCCAAAAGCAACTTATCTTAGATATTACAGATACAGGAAAAGGAATTTCACAGAATCAAATCAAAACTGTTTTTCGCCCTGGATTTACTACCAAGAAAAGAGGCTGGGGACTAGGACTTACACTCGCAAGAAGAATCGTGGAACAATACCATAACGGAAAAATAAGTGTTTTGAAATCAGAAGTAGGAAAAGGAACAACTTTTAGAATTATTTTAAGAACAAGTGAGTGA
- a CDS encoding FG-GAP-like repeat-containing protein, whose translation MKNQFQSFLLLFFISIFIVPLTHAQVTIWNEDFTLADDTETDAGATAWSESPNAQGSVDAGSVQGNVFTWEDIDGETSDGNEAIWLSQSIDISNYNTITVSADVRGTNSMEDGEEYIILEYSTNGGTTWTQFTTNGFNDGDFSNTFITASSNVPNNTTLQIRARVFSDNNNEDHELDNVLVQGILNTTNPATCGATPFWDEEFSLPDGTDSDNGSTAWSEAGNTGAGEVNGNAYVWENTGAAEGIWISDPINISGLTDVSISMDIQSDPDMAGEPDYLIIEYTTDGGTTWNEFTTNGNNIGDFGNLTASVNSINGTTLQVRARARSSANGEFHTIDNVQVSCVTNTTGGGGGTDPDCVAPLAPPTFTEIAATTGGLDVGGGKDGGTAWGDFNQDGCLDLLVNTNNGNNNGGGTRLFQSNCDGTFFRVAEPRVPAELEDIVRERSVIWGDINNDGWLDFARNTSATGNNQSSIHFYLNDGNAPNNSFILIQTVCNGSDNGNAGGVVNPAQQNEIDNGRLVDGQNTEGLGWLDYNNDGFLDLVIENHNHGIDILENQFFWGDLADATPNDAVSIINLGGVTCDHPSNPNGNPRTYPPFIHVTPDEDPKGLITGATDGDYLTIGDFNDDGYLDILGRKNNERDLFANNGNNFFPVNLTFNGQANNGNKGGVAFCDFDSDGDFDIIWTSNDNQTNGNENFIWMQTGLYSENFLKLDGTNATTQRNPIDGVLNNVDGCACGDIDNDGDVDLFLSAGNGSSYMFRNDGVDGNGVPILVDNTAAYGINVNANGEGVNLVDYDNDGDLDLYINVNGGDNQLWRNDLQCPKNNLKVEALVCIEPGLYREAVGTTIRIESMDGTFSSALQDVNAAKGHGSQNPLKVPFGIPDNNDLYRIIVRFPPFGVDLDGDGTIESPDNGFGQDEVISETYTVENVRPTDFPDQTVRITSQFAIDGATDCNGGLLPVEMLYFTGEQLISGENLLKWGTAWERDNDKFVIERSFNGTNFEAIGEQKARSENSISVTAYEFLDRDIAQEIQKQLVKKVYYRLRQVDTNGTISFSKVVVITMNTSNLGISNFPLIYPSPNKKSSDFMLDYEAIQSNQEFYLKIYNVIGQIVYQKKYTLKKGTNKLFIPTKKLPKGILIAKWTSLSETNSQKILLE comes from the coding sequence ATGAAAAATCAATTTCAATCTTTTCTACTATTATTTTTTATATCTATTTTTATAGTTCCTCTTACACATGCACAGGTAACTATATGGAATGAAGATTTTACACTTGCTGATGATACTGAAACCGATGCAGGAGCAACAGCTTGGTCTGAATCTCCTAATGCACAAGGAAGTGTAGATGCAGGTTCTGTTCAAGGAAATGTATTTACTTGGGAAGATATTGATGGCGAAACTTCCGACGGAAATGAAGCTATTTGGTTGAGTCAGAGTATAGATATAAGTAATTATAATACAATTACGGTTAGTGCTGATGTGAGAGGAACAAATAGTATGGAAGATGGAGAAGAGTATATAATATTAGAGTACAGTACAAATGGAGGAACAACTTGGACACAATTCACAACTAATGGATTTAATGATGGAGATTTTTCTAATACATTCATAACTGCTTCCTCAAATGTCCCTAATAACACAACATTGCAGATAAGAGCAAGAGTATTTAGTGACAACAATAATGAAGACCACGAACTAGATAATGTGTTGGTGCAAGGAATATTGAATACTACAAATCCAGCTACCTGTGGAGCAACACCTTTTTGGGATGAAGAATTTTCTTTACCAGATGGCACAGATTCAGATAATGGCTCAACAGCTTGGAGCGAAGCAGGAAATACAGGTGCAGGTGAGGTAAATGGAAATGCTTATGTATGGGAAAATACAGGAGCTGCTGAAGGAATTTGGATAAGCGACCCTATTAATATAAGTGGACTAACAGATGTTTCTATTTCAATGGATATACAAAGCGACCCTGATATGGCAGGAGAACCTGATTATCTTATTATAGAATATACGACAGATGGAGGAACTACTTGGAACGAGTTTACTACAAATGGAAATAATATAGGCGACTTTGGAAACCTAACAGCTTCTGTAAATTCTATCAATGGAACAACACTTCAAGTACGTGCTAGAGCTAGAAGTAGTGCAAATGGAGAATTTCATACCATTGATAACGTACAAGTTTCGTGTGTTACAAATACTACTGGGGGTGGAGGAGGAACAGACCCAGACTGTGTTGCTCCCCTTGCTCCACCTACTTTTACAGAAATTGCAGCCACTACTGGAGGGTTAGATGTTGGTGGTGGAAAAGATGGAGGGACAGCTTGGGGAGATTTTAATCAAGATGGCTGTTTGGATTTGCTTGTCAATACAAACAATGGAAATAATAATGGAGGAGGAACACGTCTCTTTCAAAGTAATTGTGATGGCACATTCTTTCGTGTAGCTGAACCTAGAGTTCCTGCTGAGTTAGAAGATATTGTAAGAGAACGTAGTGTTATTTGGGGAGATATAAATAATGATGGTTGGTTAGATTTTGCTCGTAATACTTCTGCTACTGGAAACAATCAATCTTCAATTCATTTTTATTTGAATGATGGAAATGCTCCTAACAATTCATTTATCCTTATTCAAACTGTTTGTAATGGTAGTGATAATGGAAATGCAGGAGGAGTCGTTAATCCTGCACAACAAAATGAAATTGATAATGGAAGATTAGTTGATGGACAAAATACAGAAGGTTTGGGATGGTTAGATTATAATAATGACGGCTTTTTAGACCTAGTTATAGAAAATCACAATCACGGAATTGATATTTTAGAAAATCAGTTTTTTTGGGGCGATTTAGCTGATGCTACTCCAAATGATGCTGTAAGTATTATTAATTTAGGAGGTGTTACCTGCGACCACCCTAGCAATCCAAATGGAAACCCTAGAACATACCCTCCCTTTATACACGTAACACCTGACGAAGACCCAAAAGGGCTAATTACAGGAGCAACAGATGGAGATTATCTAACTATTGGAGACTTTAATGATGATGGTTACTTAGATATTTTAGGACGAAAAAATAACGAACGTGATTTGTTTGCTAATAATGGTAATAATTTTTTTCCTGTCAATCTTACTTTTAACGGACAAGCAAATAATGGTAATAAAGGAGGAGTAGCTTTTTGTGATTTTGATAGTGATGGAGATTTTGACATTATTTGGACTTCAAACGATAATCAAACCAATGGAAATGAAAATTTTATTTGGATGCAAACAGGTTTGTATTCAGAGAATTTTCTAAAACTAGACGGAACGAATGCTACTACACAAAGAAACCCTATAGATGGAGTTCTCAACAATGTAGATGGCTGTGCTTGTGGAGATATAGATAATGATGGAGATGTTGATTTATTCCTTTCAGCTGGAAATGGTTCTAGTTATATGTTCAGAAATGATGGAGTAGATGGAAATGGAGTTCCTATATTGGTAGATAATACAGCAGCTTATGGTATCAATGTAAATGCAAATGGAGAAGGTGTAAATTTAGTAGATTATGATAATGATGGAGATTTAGATTTGTATATTAATGTAAATGGTGGCGATAACCAGCTTTGGCGAAATGACTTACAATGCCCTAAGAATAATCTGAAAGTAGAAGCTCTAGTGTGTATAGAACCAGGATTATACAGAGAAGCTGTCGGAACAACAATACGTATAGAGAGTATGGACGGTACATTTTCAAGTGCTTTACAAGATGTAAACGCAGCAAAAGGACACGGTTCTCAAAATCCTCTTAAAGTTCCTTTTGGTATCCCTGATAATAATGACTTGTATCGAATTATTGTGCGTTTTCCTCCTTTTGGTGTAGATTTGGATGGAGATGGAACAATAGAAAGTCCTGATAATGGTTTTGGGCAAGATGAGGTTATTAGTGAAACCTATACTGTAGAAAACGTACGTCCTACTGACTTTCCAGACCAAACAGTACGTATCACAAGTCAGTTTGCTATTGATGGTGCGACAGATTGTAATGGTGGACTTTTGCCTGTTGAGATGCTTTATTTTACAGGAGAACAACTTATCTCTGGAGAGAACCTTTTGAAATGGGGAACAGCTTGGGAACGTGATAATGATAAATTTGTAATAGAACGTTCTTTTAATGGAACTAATTTTGAAGCCATTGGAGAACAGAAAGCGAGAAGCGAAAACTCTATTTCTGTTACAGCTTATGAATTTTTAGATAGAGATATAGCTCAAGAAATTCAAAAACAATTAGTTAAAAAAGTTTATTATCGTTTGCGTCAAGTAGATACGAACGGGACAATTAGTTTTTCGAAAGTAGTAGTTATTACTATGAATACTTCCAACCTTGGAATAAGTAACTTTCCTTTGATTTACCCTTCGCCTAATAAAAAATCAAGTGATTTTATGTTAGATTATGAAGCAATCCAAAGCAATCAAGAGTTTTATTTGAAAATTTATAACGTAATTGGACAAATTGTTTATCAGAAAAAATATACACTCAAAAAAGGAACAAACAAACTTTTTATTCCTACTAAAAAATTACCAAAAGGAATTTTGATTGCAAAGTGGACGTCGCTTAGCGAAACAAATTCTCAAAAAATTCTTTTGGAATAA
- the hemL gene encoding glutamate-1-semialdehyde 2,1-aminomutase, whose amino-acid sequence MHSVTLTNSQTLFSEAQHHIPGGVNSPVRAFQAVGGTPVFMKSAKGAYLFDEDNNKYIDLIGSWGPMILGHGQEEVTQAIIEAVHGSSSFGAPTRREVTIAELICEMVPSIEKVRMVNSGTEATMSAVRVARGYTGREKFIKTIGCYHGHGDSFLIAAGSGAATMGTPNSPGVTKGTAKDTLLAPHNDLDAIQYLVDANPNEIAAIIIEPVAGNMGCVLPKEGYLEGLRKICDENGIVLIFDEVMTGFRLAKGGAQEVYGVTPDMTTLGKIIGGGMPVGAYGGKKEIMDCVSPIGKVYQAGTLSGNPVAMAAGLALLNILNNNPQIYQNLEQKTSKIADGMRKSIKEQGLNYTVNHIGSMTNIFFTDKKVENFEDALTCDTALFGKYFHAMLNRGVYIAPAQFESWFLSNSLSDEDVNRIIEANEDALREIHA is encoded by the coding sequence ATGCATTCAGTAACACTAACAAATAGTCAAACTCTTTTTTCAGAAGCTCAACATCATATTCCAGGAGGTGTAAATTCTCCTGTTCGTGCTTTTCAAGCTGTTGGAGGCACACCTGTTTTTATGAAATCAGCAAAAGGAGCTTATCTTTTTGATGAGGACAACAACAAATATATTGATTTGATAGGTTCTTGGGGTCCTATGATTCTAGGACACGGACAAGAAGAAGTTACACAAGCTATCATTGAAGCAGTTCATGGTTCATCTTCTTTTGGCGCACCAACACGCAGAGAAGTAACAATTGCAGAGCTAATTTGTGAAATGGTTCCCTCGATAGAAAAAGTAAGAATGGTAAATTCTGGAACAGAAGCTACCATGTCTGCTGTTCGTGTGGCTCGTGGTTATACAGGAAGAGAAAAATTTATCAAAACAATAGGTTGTTATCACGGTCATGGAGATTCATTTTTGATTGCAGCAGGAAGTGGAGCAGCCACAATGGGAACGCCAAATAGTCCAGGGGTAACGAAAGGAACAGCAAAAGATACTTTATTAGCTCCTCATAATGATTTAGATGCTATTCAATATTTAGTCGATGCAAATCCAAATGAAATTGCAGCCATTATTATTGAGCCTGTGGCTGGAAATATGGGTTGTGTTTTGCCAAAAGAAGGTTATTTGGAAGGTCTTCGTAAAATATGTGATGAAAATGGAATTGTACTTATTTTTGATGAGGTAATGACAGGTTTCAGATTAGCAAAAGGTGGAGCGCAAGAAGTTTATGGGGTTACACCTGATATGACAACTTTAGGAAAAATAATTGGTGGTGGAATGCCTGTTGGAGCATACGGAGGTAAAAAAGAAATTATGGATTGTGTTTCACCTATCGGAAAAGTGTATCAAGCAGGAACACTTTCGGGCAACCCTGTGGCAATGGCAGCAGGTTTAGCACTTTTGAATATTTTGAATAATAACCCTCAAATTTATCAGAACTTAGAACAAAAAACGTCTAAAATAGCTGATGGAATGCGTAAATCTATCAAAGAGCAAGGTTTAAATTATACAGTAAATCACATCGGTTCGATGACGAATATTTTCTTTACAGATAAAAAAGTAGAAAATTTTGAAGATGCGCTTACTTGTGATACAGCTCTTTTTGGAAAATATTTTCACGCTATGCTTAATCGTGGTGTTTATATTGCTCCTGCTCAATTTGAGAGTTGGTTCTTATCAAATTCGCTTTCTGATGAAGATGTAAACAGAATTATTGAAGCTAATGAAGATGCTTTGAGAGAAATTCATGCTTAA